In the genome of uncultured Methanobrevibacter sp., one region contains:
- a CDS encoding HEPN domain-containing protein: MKMLKNQLIPENCDEWCVNASIINRAYYSAYLYCKLWLEDIKNFKIKRPWEFDDSETRMGEHKQVREALNKFGEKNMQSELNDLFDLRVKADYEPFIDITPDEVQDAIHHMEKIFNHLKIS, translated from the coding sequence ATGAAAATGTTAAAAAATCAATTAATTCCAGAGAACTGTGATGAATGGTGTGTTAATGCAAGCATAATCAACAGAGCATACTACAGTGCATACCTATACTGCAAATTATGGCTTGAAGACATTAAAAACTTTAAAATCAAACGTCCATGGGAATTTGATGACAGTGAAACTCGAATGGGGGAACACAAGCAAGTTCGAGAAGCATTAAATAAATTTGGAGAAAAAAATATGCAAAGTGAACTAAATGACCTATTTGATTTGAGAGTTAAAGCTGATTATGAGCCATTCATTGACATCACACCAGATGAGGTCCAAGATGCCATCCACCACATGGAAAAAATCTTCAACCACCTGAAAATCAGCTAA